The Romeriopsis navalis LEGE 11480 genome has a segment encoding these proteins:
- a CDS encoding Rho termination factor N-terminal domain-containing protein, protein MFSLINTIDTILTPIEGIDQASQIIRPYLQAAWQVMTAEKTQRILRAVRMASLVLGTIILVGLIQVGRLAWQEATIAFREQLDPIGVKCPEPQEVDWRETVADLVEPDVITSQMGVRELRKLATQQGIRNAGRMRKQNLLMVLNLTGEAIALER, encoded by the coding sequence ATGTTCTCTTTGATTAATACCATTGACACAATTCTGACCCCGATTGAGGGGATTGACCAAGCTAGCCAGATCATTCGTCCCTATCTACAAGCAGCTTGGCAAGTCATGACAGCAGAGAAAACACAACGGATTTTACGCGCTGTGAGAATGGCAAGTTTGGTGTTGGGGACAATTATTCTCGTTGGCTTGATTCAGGTTGGACGGTTGGCTTGGCAGGAAGCAACGATAGCCTTTCGGGAACAGTTAGACCCAATTGGGGTTAAATGTCCTGAACCACAAGAAGTAGACTGGAGGGAAACTGTTGCTGATTTAGTCGAGCCGGATGTCATTACAAGCCAGATGGGGGTCCGCGAATTGCGCAAATTAGCTACTCAACAAGGGATTCGGAATGCTGGTCGGATGCGCAAACAGAATTTATTGATGGTATTGAACCTGACAGGAGAGGCTATCGCCCTCGAGAGATAG
- a CDS encoding ParB/RepB/Spo0J family partition protein, whose amino-acid sequence MGRFSKITTSAEKPKVIPGTSEGYTESYLPLDEILQREEDTRPLNEVHVKALAESIAAVGLIQPIAVDKVGRLLAGGHRKAAIVYLQTNDKAVFDKWFNAGIPIYRFDFDASENKELALAIEASENEKRRDYTPAEVRELADRLKAVGYNFTSGRPKKGQKSLIPSLSVIVGKSDKTIRRYLSSDTRKVDNRKSGHMTGFSAVVSSTAKSLQRLIAEEDTPDDIKQAAVHLLQKIQKELIE is encoded by the coding sequence ATGGGCCGATTTAGTAAAATTACCACCAGTGCTGAAAAGCCTAAGGTCATACCAGGCACAAGCGAAGGATATACGGAGTCATATTTACCTCTTGATGAAATTCTCCAACGCGAAGAAGATACCCGACCACTGAATGAGGTTCATGTCAAAGCCTTAGCGGAATCCATTGCGGCGGTGGGTTTGATCCAACCTATAGCAGTAGATAAAGTTGGGCGTTTACTAGCAGGCGGGCATCGGAAGGCTGCAATCGTATATCTTCAGACTAACGATAAAGCCGTATTTGACAAGTGGTTTAATGCTGGCATCCCTATTTATCGCTTTGATTTTGATGCTTCTGAGAATAAGGAGCTTGCTTTAGCTATAGAAGCTAGTGAAAATGAAAAGCGACGTGATTATACTCCGGCTGAAGTGCGGGAACTTGCAGATCGACTCAAAGCAGTAGGATATAACTTCACTTCAGGTAGGCCCAAGAAAGGCCAGAAATCTCTTATCCCTTCCCTATCAGTCATTGTGGGCAAGTCTGACAAAACGATTAGACGCTACCTTAGCTCTGATACTCGAAAAGTGGACAATCGAAAATCCGGTCATATGACCGGATTTTCTGCTGTGGTTAGTTCTACCGCTAAATCGTTACAGCGGCTCATTGCAGAAGAAGATACTCCGGATGATATTAAGCAAGCTGCCGTTCACCTGCTGCAGAAGATACAGAAAGAGCTAATAGAGTAG
- a CDS encoding ParA family protein, which produces MIITIASLKGGVGKTTSAINLAYYFATRRPRRETILVDGDPNRTAIDWAESSEFKLPFGVLSNDDDLSEYDVLVVDTAARTSDEDLSELIDASDLVVIPTKLDIFDVRAAIAFAELLKSKPDKYRILMTGLPARGKKLYNEAKAMFEEADLMTFEGGIRHLAVYRDAAYEGAPVAMYGDAGKKAFKDYQVIGKQIQQGWN; this is translated from the coding sequence GCTCAAAGGGGGTGTAGGCAAAACCACATCGGCAATAAATTTGGCCTATTATTTTGCTACTCGTCGTCCTCGGCGGGAAACGATACTAGTTGATGGCGACCCAAATCGGACGGCAATTGATTGGGCAGAGTCTTCAGAATTCAAGTTGCCATTTGGTGTTTTAAGTAACGATGATGACTTGTCAGAATATGATGTGTTAGTTGTTGATACAGCTGCTCGGACATCTGATGAAGATTTATCAGAATTGATTGATGCTTCAGATTTAGTAGTGATTCCAACAAAGCTAGATATTTTCGATGTAAGAGCCGCAATTGCTTTTGCTGAATTATTGAAGAGCAAGCCCGATAAATACCGTATCCTCATGACAGGCTTACCAGCGCGTGGAAAGAAGCTCTATAACGAGGCGAAAGCGATGTTTGAAGAAGCTGATCTGATGACCTTTGAAGGCGGAATTCGACATCTTGCTGTATATCGTGATGCGGCATATGAGGGCGCACCTGTTGCCATGTATGGCGATGCTGGGAAGAAAGCCTTCAAAGATTATCAAGTGATTGGAAAGCAGATTCAGCAGGGGTGGAACTAA